One window of Gloeothece citriformis PCC 7424 genomic DNA carries:
- a CDS encoding diguanylate cyclase domain-containing protein, with amino-acid sequence MSDRYKPEQLEDILIIDDQAANLRILSEILTQNGYKVRKAINPLSALKAIQSTPPDLILLDIKMPEMDGYQLCEQIKSDPELSEIPVIFISALDEVFNKVRAFEVGGVDYITKPFQDGEVIARIKNQLLIQSQKKQLRTEIEKRKETEEILYQSRALIKSVLNSSLDGIAALQAIRNSLGEIVDFRCLLVNPVMAKIIGQKTENLIGKIMLKKFLSNLDPKLMNAFIEVVNTGNTLEKEFYYQKDNVERWYHFIALKLGDGFSITVRDITERKLMELKLHQLARLDGLTGVANRRYFEETLAKEWKRGIRDKQPLSLILCDIDYFKIYNDTYGHLKGDECLIRVAKAINRAVKRSTDLVARYGGEEFGIILTNTERQGAIAIAQSIQKAVNQLKIPHPNPREKNHHYIAMSLGVASLIPQKKLSPKILVASADKALYEAKKQGRNCINVSSCLLGNQSQEIQFLA; translated from the coding sequence ATGAGCGATCGCTATAAACCAGAGCAATTAGAAGATATTTTAATTATTGACGATCAAGCAGCAAATTTGCGGATTTTATCAGAAATTTTAACTCAAAATGGCTATAAAGTTAGAAAAGCAATTAATCCCCTGAGTGCGTTAAAAGCGATTCAATCCACGCCACCGGATTTAATTTTATTAGATATTAAAATGCCTGAAATGGACGGCTATCAACTTTGTGAGCAAATTAAATCAGATCCTGAACTGTCAGAAATACCAGTAATTTTTATTAGTGCTTTAGATGAAGTTTTTAATAAAGTTAGAGCCTTTGAGGTAGGTGGAGTAGATTATATTACTAAACCCTTTCAAGATGGAGAAGTGATCGCTCGTATTAAAAATCAACTCCTGATTCAAAGCCAAAAAAAACAGCTTAGAACAGAAATTGAGAAACGGAAAGAAACCGAGGAAATTTTATATCAATCTCGCGCTTTAATTAAAAGTGTTTTAAACAGTTCTCTAGATGGAATCGCTGCCTTACAAGCTATCCGCAATTCCCTTGGAGAAATTGTGGATTTTCGATGTCTTTTAGTGAATCCGGTTATGGCGAAAATTATCGGTCAGAAAACCGAAAACTTAATTGGCAAAATTATGTTAAAAAAATTTTTATCCAATCTCGATCCTAAGTTAATGAATGCTTTTATAGAAGTGGTTAATACAGGAAATACTCTAGAAAAAGAGTTTTATTATCAAAAAGATAATGTTGAACGATGGTATCATTTTATTGCCTTAAAACTGGGAGATGGATTTTCCATTACTGTTCGGGATATTACAGAACGCAAATTAATGGAATTAAAATTACACCAATTAGCTAGATTAGACGGGTTAACGGGAGTCGCTAACCGTCGTTATTTTGAAGAAACTTTAGCCAAAGAATGGAAACGAGGCATTCGGGACAAACAACCTTTATCGTTAATTCTGTGTGATATCGATTATTTTAAAATATATAATGATACTTATGGCCATTTGAAGGGAGATGAGTGTCTAATCCGAGTGGCTAAAGCCATTAATCGTGCTGTTAAACGTTCTACAGATTTAGTGGCTCGTTATGGGGGTGAAGAATTTGGGATTATTTTAACGAATACCGAGCGTCAAGGAGCAATTGCCATCGCTCAATCTATTCAAAAAGCAGTCAATCAGCTTAAAATTCCTCATCCAAATCCGAGGGAAAAAAATCATCATTATATTGCTATGAGTTTAGGAGTAGCGAGTCTCATTCCTCAGAAAAAATTATCTCCAAAAATATTAGTCGCTTCTGCGGATAAAGCCCTCTATGAAGCCAAAAAACAAGGGCGAAATTGTATCAATGTTAGTTCCTGTTTATTAGGAAATCAAAGCCAGGAAATTCAATTCCTGGCCTAA